The Salvelinus namaycush isolate Seneca chromosome 13, SaNama_1.0, whole genome shotgun sequence genome includes a region encoding these proteins:
- the LOC120058206 gene encoding probable inactive tRNA-specific adenosine deaminase-like protein 3: protein MEPQLKRRKEYECDIDSWVAYPVLSNEQSQDIELIEAFAAPIINKKETSRLIKELAKVYPLPGLQHIKRVRSCKDKGSPHPLEVIVCLASDAQVIDRSEELHISDLSSSSRLNCEGLGDPFLVKIPACPPLTRPQFEQASKHWPTSFHEDKQVTVALRGQLFTSSQKSKMQEYMMAAVAAARAGQDCGMEAVGAAVVDPEAERILAVGHDCRQGGHPLHHAIMVCIDLVARGQGGGAYTYDKYLACQSVLPYSSPSQKQGATTMTTCGVVQDGDSAEESGEPYICTGYDLYVTREPCVMCAMALVHSRIGRVFYGTSSIDGAFGTKYKIHAQKDLNHRFEVFKGVLDQQCSDLNRPVHYIKMNS from the coding sequence ATGGAGCCACAACTCAAACGCAGAAAAGAATATGAGTGTGACATCGACTCCTGGGTTGCTTACCCTGTGCTGTCCAACGAGCAGTCACAAGACATTGAGCTAATCGAGGCCTTTGCAGCTCCCATCATCAACAAGAAAGAAACCTCTCGTTTGATCAAGGAGTTGGCCAAAGTATACCCATTACCTGGACTTCAGCACATCAAGAGAGTACGGTCATGCAAGGATAAGGGCAGCCCTCACCCTCTGGAGGTCATTGTATGCCTTGCCAGTGATGCACAAGTCATTGACCGCAGTGAGGAGCTGCACATATCTGATCTGTCATCCTCCAGTAGATTAAACTGTGAAGGTCTAGGAGACCCTTTCCTGGTCAAGATACCAGCATGCCCTCCTTTGACCAGACCACAGTTTGAGCAGGCCAGCAAACACTGGCCCACCTCCTTTCACGAGGACAAACAGGTGACTGTGGCCCTGAGGGGCCAGCTGTTCACCTCTTCTCAGAAATCAAAGATGCAGGAGTACATGATGGCTGCTGTGGCTGCAGCCAGAGCGGGGCAGGATTGTGGCATGGAGGCTGTGGGGGCTGCGGTCGTTGACCCAGAGGCAGAGAGGATCCTCGCTGTGGGACATGACTGCCGGCAAGGCGGTCACCCACTTCATCACGCCATCATGGTCTGCATTGACCTTGTGGCACGTGGGCAGGGGGGTGGGGCCTACACCTATGACAAGTACCTCGCCTGCCAGTCTGTTTTGCCCTATTCCTCACCCTCTCAAAAACAGGGCGCCACCACCATGACAACCTGTGGGGTCGTGCAGGACGGGGACAGTGCAGAGGAGAGCGGTGAGCCATACATCTGCACCGGGTACGACTTGTATGTTACTCGAGAGCCTTGTGTTATGTGTGCCATGGCGCTAGTCCATTCTAGGATAGGCAGAGTCTTCTATGGAACATCCTCTATCGATGGGGCATTTGGGACTAAATATAAAATCCATGCTCAAAAAGATCTGAATCACCGCTTTGAAGTTTTCAAAGGAGTCTTGGACCAACAGTGTTCAGACCTTAACAGGCCAGTACACTATATCAAAATGAATTCTTAA
- the LOC120058208 gene encoding ORM1-like protein 1, whose protein sequence is MNVGVAHSEVNPNTRVMNSRGIWLTYALGVGMLHIVLLSIPFFGVAVVWTLTNVIHNFGMYVFMHAVKGTPFETPDQGKARLLTHWEQLDYGVQFTSSRKFFTISPIILYFLASFYTKYDTTHFVINTASLLSVLIPKLPQLHGVRIFGINKY, encoded by the exons ATGAATGTTGGCGTTGCGCACAGTGAGGTGAACCCCAACACTCGGGTCATGAACAGTCGAGGGATCTGGCTCACCTATGCCCTCGGTGTTGGAATGCTTCACATTGTGCTCTTGAGCATACCCTTCTTCGGTGTAGCTGTGGTGTGGACTCTCACAAATGTTATACACAATTTT GGGATGTATGTCTTCATGCATGCAGTGAAAGGCACTCCGTTTGAGACCCCAGACCAAGGCAAAGCCCGGCTCCTGACACATTGGGAACAGTTGGACTACGGCGTGCAGTTTACATCATCCAGAAAATTCTTCACCATCTCCCCAATCATTTT ATATTTTCTTGCAAGCTTCTACACAAAGTACGACACAACACACTTTGTCATAAACACTGCGTCCCTTTTGAGCGTGCTGATCCCCAAATTGCCACAACTACACGGAGTCCGAATCTTTGGCATCAACAAGTATTAA